One Candidatus Hydrogenedentota bacterium genomic window carries:
- a CDS encoding transcriptional regulator, with protein sequence MSSAEMRLVTIICEELARDTITRFLTDMGVHGYTLFEVEGLGSRGVRTGEMAEFGNIQIEAVMTPDLCERVMNELEAKYFATFGMIAYESVVRVRRREKFGT encoded by the coding sequence ATGTCTTCAGCAGAAATGAGACTTGTGACCATAATCTGCGAAGAGCTGGCGCGAGACACAATTACGCGCTTCCTCACGGACATGGGCGTCCATGGGTACACCCTGTTCGAGGTCGAGGGGCTTGGTTCCCGTGGCGTACGCACGGGGGAAATGGCCGAGTTCGGCAATATTCAGATCGAGGCGGTAATGACGCCGGACCTCTGTGAACGGGTAATGAACGAACTAGAGGCCAAGTACTTCGCAACGTTTGGCATGATTGCCTATGAGTCGGTTGTGCGCGTTCGACGCCGTGAAAAGTTTGGTACCTGA
- a CDS encoding HNH endonuclease translates to MLDGHVLVLNKSWVAVHVASARRALSLVYLGSARAVHPHDYSLYDFERWLVLSQDGLGGRYVYTPSFRVRIPEVVLLASFNGFIHHEARFSRHSIFERDNNICMYCGKHFPRSQLTIDHVLPQSRGGGDTWENLVLACLACNVRKGNRTPDEAGMPLLHRPTKPSWLPHFGARVP, encoded by the coding sequence ATGCTTGACGGGCACGTACTCGTATTGAACAAATCCTGGGTGGCCGTGCATGTGGCGTCTGCACGGCGGGCGCTGAGTCTGGTGTACCTGGGCTCCGCGCGCGCGGTCCATCCTCACGACTACTCCCTGTATGACTTTGAGCGGTGGCTGGTCTTGTCTCAGGACGGACTTGGCGGGCGCTATGTATACACCCCCTCCTTTCGCGTGCGAATCCCCGAAGTGGTGCTGCTCGCGTCGTTTAACGGGTTCATTCATCACGAGGCACGCTTTTCGCGGCACAGCATATTCGAGCGCGACAACAATATCTGTATGTATTGCGGGAAGCATTTTCCGAGGTCTCAGTTGACCATCGATCACGTCTTGCCGCAGTCGCGCGGTGGTGGCGATACGTGGGAGAATCTCGTGCTGGCGTGTCTGGCGTGCAATGTCCGCAAGGGCAACCGAACGCCCGATGAAGCTGGTATGCCTTTGTTGCACCGGCCAACCAAGCCGTCGTGGTTGCCGCATTTTGGGGCGCGCGTGCCCGA